A window of the Thermoleophilia bacterium SCSIO 60948 genome harbors these coding sequences:
- a CDS encoding zinc permease, producing the protein MGTAIAFAVIASAALPIGAWIGAWHPPKDYLTSALMAFASGALITAVAFELFEDAFEGGGAWRAGIAFLLGAAVFIAIDTPLERKNHENKEGMKTGAVAAGGAVGFALLAGVTLDGIPENLAMGVGLIDSASPTLLVAIFASNLPEAMVGAKKMSEAKLSRGRILGIWTGAAVLLAIPVVLGYGLLEGIPSTTLAWPLGFAAGAVLASLADTLMPEAFDESKRRPSIAFFTALGFLVSFFISSL; encoded by the coding sequence TTGGGGACCGCCATCGCATTCGCCGTCATCGCCTCCGCGGCGCTGCCGATCGGCGCCTGGATCGGCGCCTGGCATCCACCGAAGGACTACCTGACGTCGGCGCTGATGGCGTTCGCCTCGGGCGCGCTGATCACCGCCGTCGCCTTCGAGCTCTTCGAGGACGCGTTCGAGGGTGGCGGCGCGTGGCGAGCCGGGATCGCCTTCCTGCTCGGCGCGGCCGTCTTCATCGCGATCGACACCCCGCTCGAGAGGAAGAACCACGAGAACAAGGAGGGGATGAAGACCGGCGCCGTGGCGGCCGGCGGCGCGGTCGGCTTCGCGCTGCTGGCCGGTGTGACGCTCGACGGGATACCGGAGAACCTCGCGATGGGCGTCGGGCTGATCGACTCGGCGAGCCCGACGCTGCTCGTCGCGATCTTCGCGTCGAACCTGCCCGAGGCGATGGTCGGCGCGAAGAAGATGAGCGAGGCGAAGCTGAGCCGGGGCCGGATCCTCGGGATCTGGACCGGCGCGGCCGTGCTGCTCGCGATCCCCGTCGTGCTCGGCTACGGGTTGCTCGAGGGCATCCCCTCCACCACGCTCGCCTGGCCGCTCGGGTTCGCGGCCGGTGCCGTCCTCGCCTCGCTGGCCGACACCCTGATGCCCGAGGCGTTCGACGAATCGAAGCGAAGGCCCTCGATCGCGTTCTTCACCGCCCTCGGCTTCCTCGTCTCGTTCTTCATCTCCTCGCTCTGA
- a CDS encoding YncE family protein, with protein sequence MLKGFRGRLLAGGLSTFVVAAACVGLIEGGGSAADPEAAEAAEKRGSKLRKVVAVSNNWDGTIDLVAPGSLKRLKRINTAPDYDERVQEIALTPGGLLLFLAIRQAIGEGNDQLADDAFTSNDGRTIYVSRPSLADVVAIDVETNDIVWQVEMDGSRSDHMAISENGRELLVSDSTERQVIVINTRTGERKGTFPSGDTPHESNYSKDGETIYHASIGTVYTPLDQPELDTSKGERIVEIVDADTKKVLKTYDMGEELEKAGYPDMSSAVRPMTLSPNERFVYFQVSFFHGFAEFDLKREKIRRVVKLPLSKEAKETPKEDYLLDSAHHGIAMNDRGTKLCVAGTMSDYAAIVDRKTMKPKITRFDQFGDGAKPYWSTPSANGRFCYVSLSGLDRVAVISYRTGELVRTFKVGDHPQRIRTGTVRRSALR encoded by the coding sequence GTGCTCAAGGGTTTTCGAGGTCGTCTGCTCGCCGGAGGGCTGAGCACGTTCGTCGTCGCCGCCGCCTGCGTAGGGCTGATCGAGGGCGGCGGCTCGGCGGCCGATCCGGAGGCCGCCGAGGCGGCCGAGAAACGCGGCTCGAAGCTGCGCAAGGTCGTCGCCGTGTCGAACAACTGGGACGGCACGATCGACCTCGTCGCCCCCGGCAGCCTCAAGCGCCTCAAGCGGATCAACACCGCGCCCGACTACGACGAGCGCGTTCAGGAGATCGCACTCACGCCCGGCGGTCTGCTGCTGTTCCTCGCGATCCGCCAGGCGATCGGCGAGGGCAACGACCAGCTCGCCGACGATGCCTTCACCTCGAACGACGGCCGCACGATCTACGTCTCGCGCCCGAGTCTCGCCGACGTCGTCGCGATCGACGTCGAGACGAACGACATCGTCTGGCAGGTCGAGATGGACGGCTCGCGCTCCGACCACATGGCGATCTCCGAGAACGGCCGCGAACTGCTCGTCTCCGACTCCACCGAGCGCCAGGTCATCGTCATCAACACCCGCACGGGCGAGCGCAAGGGAACGTTCCCGTCGGGCGACACGCCGCACGAGTCGAACTACTCGAAGGACGGCGAGACGATCTACCACGCCTCGATCGGCACCGTCTACACGCCGCTCGACCAGCCTGAGCTCGACACCTCGAAGGGCGAGCGGATCGTCGAGATCGTCGACGCCGACACGAAGAAGGTGCTGAAGACCTACGACATGGGTGAGGAGCTCGAGAAGGCCGGCTACCCGGACATGAGCTCGGCGGTTCGACCGATGACCCTGTCGCCGAACGAGCGCTTCGTCTACTTCCAGGTCTCGTTCTTCCACGGTTTCGCCGAGTTCGACCTCAAGAGGGAGAAGATCCGCCGCGTCGTGAAGCTGCCGCTGTCCAAGGAGGCGAAGGAGACGCCGAAGGAGGACTACCTGCTCGACTCCGCGCACCACGGGATCGCGATGAACGACCGCGGGACGAAGCTCTGCGTCGCCGGCACGATGTCCGACTACGCCGCGATCGTCGATCGCAAGACGATGAAGCCGAAGATCACGCGCTTCGATCAGTTCGGCGACGGCGCGAAGCCGTACTGGTCGACGCCGAGCGCGAACGGCCGCTTCTGTTACGTCTCGCTGAGTGGCCTCGACCGAGTCGCGGTGATCAGCTACCGGACGGGCGAGCTGGTGCGGACCTTCAAGGTCGGTGACCATCCGCAGCGGATCCGCACCGGCACGGTTCGCCGCTCAGCGCTGCGCTGA
- a CDS encoding glyoxalase/bleomycin resistance/dioxygenase family protein produces MTVTRTDFIGVPATDVDRARAFYQETLGLKRDPHAEYECWAGGTCFAVWDPTQFGMEFVAQKGNPWALGVEDVPAERERLEAEGVQFYGDTFDTGVCHMAMFSDTEGNDLMLHNRYAPYED; encoded by the coding sequence ATGACAGTTACGAGAACCGATTTCATCGGCGTCCCGGCCACGGACGTCGACCGCGCCCGCGCCTTCTACCAGGAGACCCTCGGGCTCAAGCGAGATCCTCACGCCGAGTACGAGTGCTGGGCCGGTGGCACCTGCTTCGCCGTCTGGGATCCGACCCAGTTCGGGATGGAGTTCGTCGCCCAGAAGGGCAATCCGTGGGCACTCGGCGTCGAGGACGTGCCCGCCGAGCGCGAGCGGCTCGAGGCCGAGGGCGTCCAGTTCTACGGCGACACCTTCGACACCGGCGTCTGCCACATGGCGATGTTCTCCGACACCGAGGGCAACGACCTGATGCTCCACAACCGCTACGCGCCCTACGAGGACTGA
- a CDS encoding TVP38/TMEM64 family protein, with translation MSRPWVRLAALAAVLALAFAAAWILLPGSPEELAALLPAPGPLLLIAIVAAWIFLTPLLISATPLAIATGFVLGTGLGAGASILGATLGGVLAFAIARRFGHGAAQSVCGSRLSRWQARLAERGFWAVLIARIAPAPATILHYAAGLSRVRLAQFTGAIAIGGAPRHVAYAALGSTGGDLTSPAAYVGFGLLAAVTTVTLGVAWRRRARRPAPLLA, from the coding sequence GTGAGCCGCCCCTGGGTCCGCCTCGCCGCGCTCGCCGCGGTGCTCGCGCTCGCCTTCGCCGCCGCTTGGATCCTGTTGCCGGGATCGCCGGAGGAGTTGGCCGCGCTGTTGCCCGCCCCTGGGCCGTTGCTGCTGATCGCGATCGTCGCGGCGTGGATCTTCCTCACGCCGCTGCTGATCTCGGCTACGCCGCTCGCGATCGCAACGGGGTTCGTCCTCGGCACGGGTCTCGGCGCCGGCGCATCGATTCTCGGCGCGACGCTCGGCGGCGTGCTGGCCTTCGCGATCGCCCGTCGCTTCGGGCACGGCGCCGCCCAGAGCGTCTGCGGCTCGCGCCTGTCGCGGTGGCAGGCTCGGCTCGCCGAGCGTGGCTTCTGGGCGGTCCTCATCGCGCGGATCGCGCCGGCGCCGGCGACGATCCTGCACTACGCCGCCGGCCTCTCGCGCGTCCGCCTCGCTCAGTTCACCGGCGCGATCGCGATCGGCGGCGCGCCGCGACACGTCGCCTACGCCGCGCTCGGTTCGACCGGCGGGGACCTGACCTCACCCGCCGCGTATGTCGGTTTCGGGCTGCTGGCGGCGGTCACGACCGTGACGCTCGGCGTCGCCTGGCGCCGCCGCGCCCGGCGCCCGGCTCCACTCCTCGCCTGA